GAATACCAGACATAATTCCATTTCAGTGGGAGCGCAAAAAGAAGGGGGCAATCGCGATCCAAATCATAGAGTAAGAAAACTTCTTCTTTAAAGCGAAATACCAATAGGTGAAAACAAAAAGAGCGCTAATTGCTAAATATAAATAGAAAGTAGATGAATCTGGGAAATAATTAGGTCCTTCATTGGTCACTTTTTCTAAGTTTACAGAATGAGAGGAAAGAGTATAGGGAACGTGAGAAATGATTGCAAAGAGGATAAGGTTAGAAAAGTATCGAGGTTTATTTCTAGTATAGTGCCAACCATTAACAATTAAAAATGCAAATACAGGGAATACAAAGCGTCCAATGATCCGCAGTAGTTCAGTTGTATTCGGAGAAAGAAGCTCCCAACCTTGCCAGCCAAAGACACTCCCGATGTGATCAATCAGCATCCCTAAAGATGCAATCAGTTTTAATAATGATACAGACATAATTAACCTCCTCTAAGATTATTAAAAGATAGTTTTATTATACTATATATAGAATCAAAATACTTTTTAAAACTATTTTCTTAAGGTTGTCTGCTTAAGAATCAATGAGAAGTGATAAAAAAAGGAAACTTGTCTATACAAGTTTTAAAAAAAGA
The Jeotgalibaca sp. MA1X17-3 genome window above contains:
- a CDS encoding TraX family protein; this translates as MSVSLLKLIASLGMLIDHIGSVFGWQGWELLSPNTTELLRIIGRFVFPVFAFLIVNGWHYTRNKPRYFSNLILFAIISHVPYTLSSHSVNLEKVTNEGPNYFPDSSTFYLYLAISALFVFTYWYFALKKKFSYSMIWIAIAPFFLRSH